In Odontesthes bonariensis isolate fOdoBon6 chromosome 20, fOdoBon6.hap1, whole genome shotgun sequence, a genomic segment contains:
- the tnfrsf11a gene encoding tumor necrosis factor receptor superfamily member 11A — MGMNFSTSWIYRGWITCVLVSFYAQKAVSKSLQCDERQYLRRSICCNKCKPGSYVHLNCNESRQTICTSCNDNEYQPIWTQNNRCRLQKFCDPGKGFMKSPKNLLAEESCRCRPGLQCHPINCEYCEKIPSCDPGYGLEVEHGSTYGRKECVPCKKGFFSADSNTEPCKQWTNCKAEGRNETQPGSAQADAVCGRPVSGATPSWTIVSVLSVITILCLLILLLFCFKDKLKLLSVDLRSCVQNLKRTRIQQETLAPLYHSGAAGGGIAGGPGDLKCTPCEMTKLICQTPHNPENDPLCTFSDSFSYVRVSLPVTENMTDKEGFKGRVVTEEQSEGSGEPEEVSEEELVSASPLLAGSCVCVIPVQEPLEVGENEDCSQAVSPGTLGTCSCGGLEGEKDGEESRKEDKSDNERAGERGDGCQEKTGLSTSETCVPSLVSLSSPLLHTSSLVPPSNPLPELCLPLSQAQVRPQFRSDLTDRSLVKQEGFHRLTSTDSTSTENSASSAMTSVSPLMTSASVGDLYLDKPAEASSREQGLGISLRDSGENKLSLGESELECSPESLHSQLAEPTLTSGLVSGNHNTTFISSGQVMNFSGEVIVVYVSQASHGSDEDGQDDAFGKPVQEEASETALFFQSSLRTQGDPISHNTLQEETLPVQEVMQELLLGK; from the exons AAAGCAGTCTCCAAATCTCTCCAGTGCGACGAAAGACAGTACTTAAGACGCTCCATATGCTGCAACAAGTGTAAACCAG GCTCCTATGTGCATCTCAACTGCAACGAGTCCCGGCAGACTATATGTACGAGTTGTAATGACAATGAATATCAGCCTATTTGGACTCAAAACAATCGCTGTCGCCTGCAGAAGTTCTGTGATCCAG GTAAGGGTTTTATGAAGAGCCCTAAAAATCTTTTGGCAGAGGAGTCTTGTCGCTGCCGGCCTGGCCTCCAGTGTCATCCCATCAACTGTGAATACTGCGAGAAGATACCCAGCTGCGACCCTGGTTATGGTCTTGAGGTGGAGCATG GGTCAACGTATGGAAGGAAAGAGTGTGTTCCATGTAAGAAAGGCTTCTTCTCTGCCGACAGTAATACTGAACCGTGCAAACAGTGGACCAA TTGTAAAGCTGAGGGCAGGAATGAGACTCAGCCAGGCAGCGCCCAGGCTGATGCAGTGTGTGGACGGCCTGTCTCTG GTGCAACACCCTCCTGGACTATAGTGTCGGTGCTGTCAGTCATCACTATTCTGTGTCTCCTCATTCTGCTGCTCTTCTGCTTCAAGGACAAACTGAAGTTACTTTCTG TTGATCTGCGATCCTGCGTCCAGAACCTGAAGAGGACCAGGATACAACAG GAGACTTTGGCCCCTCTTTACCACAgtggagcagcaggaggaggaataGCAGGAGGCCCCGGAGACCTCAAATGTACACCATGTGAAATGACTAAGCTCATCTGCCAAACACCCCACAATCCTGAAAATGACCCCCTGTGCACCTTCTCCGACTCTTTCTCCTATGTCAGGGTATCTCTACCCGTTACAGAGAATATGACAGACAAAGAGGGCTTTAAGGGGAGAGTGGTGACAGAGGAGCAGAGCGAAGGATCTGGAGAACCAGAGGAGGTGTCGGAGGAAGAGCTCGTGAGTGCTTCTCCGCTTTTGGCAggctcctgtgtgtgtgttattcctGTCCAGGAACCACTGGAAGTTGGGGAAAATGAGGACTGTAGTCAAGCTGTGAGTCCAGGGACCCTGGGAACCTGCTCATGTGGTGGCCTAGAAGGAGAGAAGGATGGAGAGGAGAGCAGGAAAGAAGACAAAAGTGATAACGAAAGAGCAGGAGAAAGGGGTGATGGGTGTCAAGAAAAGACGGGGTTGTCCACGAGTGAGACGTGCGTTCCATCTCTCGtctctctttcttctcctctcctccacACCTCCTCTCTGGTGCCTCCATCAAACCCGCTTCCTGAGCTCTGCTTGCCACTGTCCCAGGCCCAGGTGAGGCCGCAGTTCAGATCCGACCTGACCGACAGATCACTGGTAAAGCAGGAGGGATTTCACAGACTGACAAGCACAGACTCCACCTCAACAGAAAATAGCGCAAGCTCCGCAATGACCTCGGTCAGCCCTTTGATGACTTCCGCTTCTGTTGGAGATCTCTACCTGGACAAGCCCGCCGAGGCCTCAAGTCGAGAGCAAGGCCTGGGAATTTCCTTGAGGGATAGCGGGGAGAACAAACTCTCTTTGGGCGAGTCAGAACTGGAGTGCTCGCCGGAGAGCCTCCACAGTCAGCTGGCTGAACCAACTCTTACCTCAG GTCTAGTGTCGGGAAACCACAACACTACCTTCATCTCCAGCGGGCAGGTGATGAACTTCAGTGGTGAAGTCATCGTTGTCTATGTCAGCCAGGCATCTCACGGCAGTGACGAGGATGGGCAGGACGATGCCTTTGGGAAGCCTGTTCAGGAAGAGGCCAGTGAGACAGCTCTGTTTTTCCAGAGCAGCCTGAGAACCCAAGGGGACCCCATTTCCCACAACACCTTGCAAGAAGAGACACTACCAGTCCAAGAAGTGATGCAGGAGCTGCTCCTGGGAAAGTGA
- the LOC142370289 gene encoding retinol dehydrogenase 12-like, with product MTSTKPADELLDEDWRRCATHFTDPKVEISFCRGTMYRRSVCCNRWSSEERLDGKTVIITGANTGIGKETAKDLAKRGARIIMACRDLERAEEARTEILEDTGNENVVIRKLDLSDTKSIKAFAEVINREEKEVNILINNAGIMMCPYSKTADGFEMQLGVNHLGHVLLTYLLLDLIKRSAPARIVAVASVAHTWTGLRLDDINSEMSYDTMKAYGQSKLANVLFARSLAKRLQGTGVSVFSLHPGVVQSDLWRHQHQCIQVAVKVFRIFTKTTVEGAQTTIYCAVEPGLESLSGGYFSDCAPARCSRSGADDDLAQKLWEVSCNMLGIAWQ from the exons ATGACAAGCACGAAACCCGCTGATGAACTGTTGGATGAGGACTGGAGGAGGTGCGCGACTCATTTCACCGATCCTAAAGTGGAAATCAGTTTCTGTCGAGGAACAATGTACCGCAG GAGTGTTTGCTGTAACCGTTGGTCATCTGAGGAGAGGTTAGATGGGAAAACAGTCATCATCACCGGAGCCAACACTGGTATTGGCAAAGAAACTGCCAAGGACTTGGCAAAGAGAG GTGCCCGCATTATTATGGCGTGCAGAGACCTAGAGAGAGCAGAGGAAGCACGGACCGAAATCTTGGAGGACACAGGAAATGAAAACGTGGTCATCAGGAAACTGGATCTGTCTGACACCAAGTCCATCAAGGCCTTTGCTGAAGTCATCAACAGAG AGGAGAAAGAGGTGAATATCCTGATAAACAATGCAGGCATTATGATGTGTCCCTATTCTAAGACAGCTGATGGGTTTGAAATGCAGCTGGGAGTCAATCATTTGG GCCATGTCCTGTTGACCTACCTGCTACTTGACCTCATCAAGCGTTCAGCTCCTGCCCGTATTGTTGCGGTGGCATCGGTGGCCCACACCTGGACTGGGCTTCGACTGGACGACATTAACAGTGAAATGAGTTACGATACCATGAAGGCCTACGGACAGAGCAAGCTGGCCAACGTCCTCTTCGCACGCTCTCTTGCCAAGAGGTTACAAG GTACAGGGGTGAGTGTGTTCTCTCTTCATCCGGGAGTCGTACAGTCCGACCTGTGGAGGCATCAGCACCAGTGTATCCAGGTGGCAGTGAAGGTCTTCAGGATTTTCACTAAGACGACAGTGGAAGGAGCACAGACCACCATCTACTGTGCCGTGGAACCAGGCCTGGAGAGCCTGAGTGGGGGGTACTTCAG CGACTGTGCCCCTGCAAGGTGCTCAAGGAGTGGCGCTGATGATGACTTAGCCCAGAAGCTGTGGGAGGTCAGCTGCAACATGCTTGGCATCGCCTGGCAGTGA
- the sec61g gene encoding protein transport protein Sec61 subunit gamma, which yields MDQVMQFVEPSRQFVKDSIRLVKRCTKPDRKEFQKIAMATAIGFAIMGFIGFFVKLIHIPINNIIVGG from the exons ATGGATCAGGTGATGCAGTTTGTTGAGCCTAGCCGGCAGTTCGTCAAAGACTCCATAAGACTCGTGAAGAGGTGTACAAAACCGGACAGAAAAG AATTTCAGAAAATCGCCATGGCCACAGCGATCGGGTTTGCCATCATGGGTTTCATTGGTTTCTTTGTCAAGCTCATTCACATCCCCATCAACAACATCATTGT TGGCGGTTAA
- the LOC142370290 gene encoding retinol dehydrogenase 12-like, producing MQAIRSLFFLKWTSDVNLEGKTAIVTGGNTGIGKETVKDLAARGARVILACRDMTKGEQAASDIMSDVNGAKVVVRQLDLADTKSICLFAENIYNTEKALHYLINNAGVAICPYAKTVDGFEMQFGVNHLGHFFLTYLLLDLLKHSAPSRVINLSSAAHAMGKIQFDDLDGEKWYHPVRAYAQSKLANVLFTKELAKRTEALGVMALAVDPGVVNTEITRYIRRPLVDIVKVFSFLIRTPAEGAYTTIYCTVTPDNQMVTGGFYKDCACADSCRAVQDDGTALKLWAVSCHLLGIRWR from the exons ATGCAAGCTATCAG GTCTCTGTTCTTCCTCAAATGGACCTCAGATGTGAATCTGGAAGGGAAAACTGCTATAGTAACAGGGGGCAACACTGGAATAGGCAAAGAAACCGTCAAAGATCTGGCTGCAAGAG GTGCTCGGGTGATTTTGGCGTGCAGAGACATGACCAAAGGAGAACAAGCTGCTTCTGACATCATGAGTGATGTGAATGGAGCCAAGGTAGTCGTCAGGCAGCTGGATCTGGCTGACACCAAATCGATATGTCTGTTTGCTGAGAACATCTACAACA CGGAGAAGGCTCTTCACTACCTGATTAACAATGCAGGCGTGGCTATTTGTCCTTATGCCAAGACGGTGGACGGTTTTGAGATGCAGTTTGGAGTGAATCACCTGG GTCACTTCTTTTTGACCTACctcctgctggacctgctgaaGCACTCTGCGCCGTCCCGGGTTATCAACTTGTCATCGGCCGCTCATGCCATGGGCAAGATCCAGTTCGATGACCTGGATGGAGAAAAATGGTACCACCCTGTCAGAGCCTATGCCCAGAGCAAGCTGGCTAATGTGCTGTTCACCAAAGAGCTGGCCAAAAGGACTGAGG CTCTAGGTGTGATGGCACTGGCGGTGGACCCTGGCGTGGTGAACACTGAAATAACAAGATACATAAGGCGCCCTCTTGTGGATATAGTCAAGGTTTTCAGTTTCCTGATCAGGACCCCAGCAGAGGGAGCCTACACTACCATCTACTGCACTGTTACTCCTGACAACCAGATGGTCACTGGTGGATTCTACAA GGACTGTGCGTGTGCAGACAGCTGCAGGGCGGTTCAGGATGATGGCACCGCCTTGAAGCTGTGGGCTGTGAGCTGCCACCTGCTAGGCATCCGCTGGAGATGA